Proteins encoded together in one Alphaproteobacteria bacterium LSUCC0719 window:
- the rplD gene encoding 50S ribosomal protein L4, with product MKVKVTTLDSKAAGDITLADEVFGINPRADIVARVVNWQLAKRRAGTHKVKSRGEITRTTAKMYRQKGTGRARHGAASVVQFRGGGVVHGPVVREHGHSLPKKVRQLGLKSALSAKAAEGKIIVVDELASGGKNGAKTATLKAKLTKLGAENALFVGGAELDGNFVKAASNLPFVDVLPQQGINVYDILRRDVLVLSKDAAAHLEERLK from the coding sequence ATGAAAGTTAAGGTGACAACGCTGGACAGCAAGGCAGCGGGTGACATCACGCTGGCTGACGAGGTGTTCGGGATCAACCCGCGTGCCGATATCGTCGCCCGCGTCGTCAACTGGCAGCTTGCCAAGCGCCGCGCCGGCACTCACAAGGTCAAGAGCCGCGGTGAAATCACCCGGACGACCGCCAAGATGTACCGCCAGAAGGGCACAGGTCGTGCGCGTCATGGTGCGGCATCGGTTGTGCAGTTCCGTGGTGGTGGGGTGGTTCATGGCCCGGTTGTCCGCGAGCATGGGCATTCGCTGCCGAAGAAGGTTCGCCAGCTTGGTCTGAAGTCGGCGCTGTCTGCAAAGGCGGCCGAGGGCAAGATCATCGTTGTCGACGAACTGGCCTCCGGCGGCAAGAACGGTGCCAAGACAGCAACGCTGAAGGCAAAGCTGACAAAGCTTGGCGCCGAGAATGCGCTGTTTGTCGGCGGGGCCGAGCTTGACGGCAATTTCGTCAAGGCGGCCAGCAATCTTCCGTTCGTTGATGTCCTGCCGCAACAGGGGATCAATGTGTATGACATCCTGCGCCGCGATGTGCTTGTCCTGTCCAAGGACGCCGCGGCCCATCTTGAGGAGCGTCTGAAATGA
- a CDS encoding 50S ribosomal protein L23 — protein MSVRPRKPSKVVMSKAAAYDTILRPIITEKATMANENGQVTFAVPVSASKPEIKAAVEMLFDVQVTAVNTILLKGKSKMWKGRPGRRSDTKKAMVTLAEGQTIDLMGV, from the coding sequence ATGAGTGTGCGTCCGCGCAAGCCGTCCAAGGTGGTGATGAGCAAGGCAGCTGCCTACGACACCATCCTGCGCCCGATCATCACGGAAAAGGCAACCATGGCAAACGAGAATGGCCAGGTGACCTTTGCTGTGCCGGTGTCGGCCTCCAAGCCCGAGATCAAGGCTGCGGTTGAGATGCTGTTTGACGTTCAGGTAACTGCCGTGAACACGATCCTTCTCAAGGGCAAGTCGAAGATGTGGAAGGGGCGTCCGGGTCGCCGCTCGGATACCAAGAAGGCCATGGTCACCCTCGCCGAGG